The following proteins come from a genomic window of Rhodanobacteraceae bacterium:
- a CDS encoding bifunctional chorismate mutase/prephenate dehydrogenase, giving the protein MTEATAAPRPLSELRAELDTVDSELIAAIQRRQALVAEIGRWKHAQGKQLRDFQREREVIANVRRRAEVVGLDPGIAEQVMKLLIESSLTTQEQDRVRLAGQGGGRRALVIGGNGRMGRWFVRFLAAQGFDVEVADPTGTPEGVSGRSDWKDGALGQDLIVVAAPMKRSNEILLGLAERQPKGLVFDIGSLKTPLTEGLEACAAAGLRVCSVHPMFGPDTELLSDRHVIFMPVGAPEAVKEARALFAETMVQAVEMPLAEHDHLIAYVLGLSHALNIAFFTALANSGEAAPKLAQMSSTTFDRQLKIASGVAGENPRMYYEIQSLNAYRGEALGALKRAVGELVRCVEEGDEIGFVALMERGRGYLAARGAPGR; this is encoded by the coding sequence ATGACCGAAGCCACCGCTGCCCCGCGCCCCCTCTCCGAACTCCGCGCCGAACTCGATACCGTCGATTCCGAACTGATTGCAGCGATCCAGCGGCGCCAGGCACTGGTCGCCGAGATCGGGCGCTGGAAGCATGCGCAGGGCAAGCAGTTGCGCGACTTCCAGCGCGAGCGCGAGGTGATCGCCAATGTCCGCCGCAGGGCGGAGGTCGTCGGCCTCGATCCGGGCATCGCCGAGCAGGTGATGAAGCTGCTGATCGAATCCTCGCTGACCACCCAGGAACAGGACCGCGTGCGCCTGGCCGGACAGGGCGGCGGGCGGCGCGCGCTGGTCATCGGCGGCAACGGACGCATGGGCCGTTGGTTCGTGCGCTTCCTGGCCGCGCAAGGCTTCGATGTCGAAGTGGCTGACCCCACCGGCACCCCCGAGGGCGTGAGCGGGCGCAGCGACTGGAAGGACGGTGCGCTGGGCCAGGACCTGATCGTGGTTGCGGCGCCGATGAAGCGCAGCAACGAGATCCTGCTCGGGCTCGCCGAGCGCCAGCCCAAAGGCCTGGTGTTCGACATCGGCTCGCTCAAGACCCCGTTGACCGAGGGCCTTGAAGCCTGCGCCGCGGCTGGATTGCGCGTGTGCTCGGTGCACCCGATGTTCGGGCCGGATACCGAGTTGCTGTCGGACCGCCACGTGATCTTCATGCCGGTCGGCGCGCCGGAGGCAGTGAAGGAAGCGCGCGCACTGTTCGCCGAGACCATGGTGCAGGCGGTCGAGATGCCGCTGGCGGAGCATGACCACCTGATCGCCTACGTGCTCGGCCTGAGCCACGCGCTCAACATCGCCTTCTTCACCGCGCTGGCCAATTCCGGCGAAGCCGCACCGAAGCTGGCGCAGATGTCCTCCACCACCTTCGACCGTCAGTTGAAGATCGCCAGCGGCGTGGCCGGCGAAAACCCGCGGATGTACTACGAGATCCAGAGCCTCAACGCCTACCGCGGCGAGGCGCTCGGCGCCCTCAAGCGCGCCGTGGGCGAACTGGTGCGCTGCGTCGAGGAGGGCGACGAGATCGGCTTCGTGGCCCTGATGGAGCGCGGGCGCGGTTATCTGGCGGCGAGAGGCGCACCCGGCCGCTGA
- a CDS encoding CBS domain-containing protein, producing the protein MVPVSQLLAGKGQEIYRLSPDAPVLEAIRLMADKSIGALLVMEGDQLLGILSERDYARKVILMGRSSKDTPVSAIMTPAPLVTVSSNSRTKECMRLMTDRRIRHLPVVDDGKVVGMLSIGDLVRSIIEGLEGEVEQLKQYIAG; encoded by the coding sequence ATGGTTCCAGTCAGCCAGTTGCTTGCCGGAAAAGGTCAGGAAATCTACCGGCTGTCTCCGGACGCCCCGGTGCTGGAAGCCATCCGCCTGATGGCCGACAAGTCGATCGGTGCGCTGCTGGTGATGGAGGGCGACCAGCTGCTCGGCATCCTCAGCGAGCGCGACTACGCGCGCAAGGTGATCCTGATGGGCCGCTCGTCGAAAGACACCCCGGTCTCCGCGATCATGACCCCGGCACCGCTGGTCACCGTGTCCTCGAACTCGCGCACCAAGGAATGCATGCGCCTGATGACCGACCGCCGCATCCGCCACCTGCCAGTGGTCGACGACGGCAAGGTCGTCGGCATGCTTTCCATCGGCGACCTGGTACGCTCGATCATCGAGGGGCTGGAAGGGGAAGTGGAACAGCTCAAGCAGTACATCGCGGGGTGA
- a CDS encoding leucyl aminopeptidase family protein: protein MSLAAILTSDPGNAVPIEIVLESEYAAWIAAQDEATRAQLSAQRFEGKRYTQALRFDGSGRLAGAVVGVRGNNDVWALGNAALTLPPQSYTLSNALPAGTQQRLALGFALGAYQFLRYKPKAARPLASLVLEPEAERVAIARIAEAVHGARDLVNTPTEDLGPEHLENVIAELAAKHGAEFHSIAGEALLARNFPAIHAVGRASHRAPRLVELNWGNPAHPRVAILGKGVCFDTGGLDLKPSDGMALMKKDMGGSAVAIHLASLVMAAGLPVRLQLLVAAVENAVGPNAYRPGEVIATRAGLSVEIGNTDAEGRVILCDALTYASESEPELILDFATLTGAARVALGPDLPPVFSNREELSLDLVAAGREAGDPLWAMPLWEDYYSLLDSKIADLNNAGSSRMAGCITAALYLKRFVPDRIPWAHLDTYCWSDGKPGRPAGGDCQGLRAAFAYLEERYG from the coding sequence ATGAGCCTCGCTGCGATCCTGACCTCCGATCCTGGAAATGCCGTCCCGATCGAGATCGTCCTCGAAAGCGAATACGCCGCCTGGATTGCCGCGCAGGACGAAGCCACCCGCGCGCAACTGTCGGCGCAACGCTTCGAGGGCAAGCGCTACACCCAGGCGCTGCGCTTCGACGGCAGCGGCCGCCTCGCGGGTGCGGTGGTGGGCGTGCGCGGGAACAACGATGTGTGGGCGCTCGGCAACGCCGCGCTGACCCTGCCGCCGCAGAGCTACACCCTCAGCAACGCGCTGCCGGCCGGCACGCAGCAGCGCCTGGCGCTCGGCTTCGCGCTCGGCGCCTACCAGTTCCTGCGCTACAAGCCGAAAGCGGCGCGCCCGCTGGCTTCGCTGGTGCTGGAGCCGGAGGCCGAGCGTGTGGCGATCGCGCGGATCGCCGAGGCGGTGCACGGCGCGCGCGATCTGGTCAACACGCCGACCGAGGACCTGGGTCCCGAGCATCTCGAAAACGTCATCGCCGAACTCGCCGCAAAGCATGGTGCCGAGTTCCATTCGATTGCCGGCGAGGCGCTGCTGGCCAGGAACTTCCCGGCGATCCACGCGGTCGGCCGCGCCAGCCATCGCGCGCCGCGCCTGGTCGAACTGAATTGGGGCAACCCCGCGCATCCGCGGGTGGCCATCCTCGGCAAGGGCGTGTGCTTCGACACCGGCGGCCTGGACCTCAAGCCCTCCGACGGCATGGCGCTGATGAAGAAGGACATGGGCGGCTCGGCGGTGGCGATCCACCTGGCCAGCCTGGTGATGGCAGCCGGCCTGCCGGTGCGACTGCAACTGCTGGTCGCCGCGGTGGAGAATGCCGTCGGCCCGAATGCCTACCGGCCGGGCGAGGTCATCGCCACGCGCGCCGGGCTCAGTGTCGAGATCGGCAATACCGATGCCGAGGGCCGCGTGATCCTGTGCGATGCGCTGACCTACGCCAGCGAGTCCGAGCCGGAGCTGATCCTCGACTTCGCCACCCTGACCGGCGCCGCGCGTGTCGCGCTCGGCCCCGATTTGCCGCCGGTCTTCAGCAACCGCGAAGAGCTGTCGCTGGACCTGGTCGCAGCGGGGCGGGAAGCCGGCGATCCGCTGTGGGCGATGCCGCTGTGGGAGGATTACTACAGCCTGCTCGACAGCAAGATCGCCGACCTCAACAACGCCGGCAGCTCGCGCATGGCCGGCTGCATCACCGCAGCTCTGTACCTCAAGCGCTTCGTTCCGGACCGCATCCCGTGGGCGCACCTCGACACCTACTGCTGGAGCGACGGCAAGCCCGGCCGCCCCGCCGGCGGCGACTGCCAGGGCCTGCGCGCGGCCTTTGCTTACCTCGAAGAACGCTACGGTTGA
- the vanZ gene encoding VanZ family protein has protein sequence MTALPQLSRLWWSLGCALLALITALSLLPIRGPDLDLPNSDKLNHALAYSVLMLYFGQLVGGGWRRRLAVAGGLLAYGITIELLQSQLPPRTAELADLAANLSGMAIGALLLPTALGRLMLAIERRLPSRARL, from the coding sequence TTGACCGCCCTGCCCCAACTCTCCCGCCTCTGGTGGTCCCTCGGCTGCGCGCTGCTGGCGCTGATCACCGCGCTGTCGCTGCTGCCCATCCGTGGGCCGGACCTCGACTTGCCCAACAGCGACAAGCTGAACCATGCGCTCGCCTACAGCGTGCTGATGCTGTACTTCGGCCAGTTGGTCGGCGGCGGCTGGCGCCGGAGGCTGGCTGTGGCCGGAGGTTTGCTCGCCTACGGGATCACCATCGAGCTGCTGCAGTCGCAGTTGCCGCCGCGCACGGCGGAGCTGGCGGACCTGGCGGCCAATCTCAGCGGAATGGCGATCGGTGCGCTGCTGCTGCCGACGGCGCTGGGCCGGCTGATGCTGGCCATCGAGCGCCGTTTACCCTCACGCGCGAGGCTGTAA
- a CDS encoding SAM-dependent methyltransferase, protein MTRMLPEPDDHARAHSARLCQLIAGEIAAQGPMPFQRYMELALYAPGLGYYAAGAQKFGAAGDFITAPELGSVFAETLAEALATTLRQFDSPVLMELGAGSGALAVDLLGALARRDALPARYRILERSADLRQRQRERIHEALPALADRVEWLDQPPAQPFDGAIVGNEVVDALACARFVVAPDGATELAVDVSDGRFVETRIPARPGVCAAFERIQRDLPARLPPGYTSEVIPELGAWLAAVSAPLRRGLVLLADYGYGRPEYYRPDRGDGTLICHYRQHAHADPYWYPGLNDLSASVDFTALAEAGIDCGLDLVAYENQSGFLLGAGIERIFAHLDTLDDRARLRITSQVKQLMLPGEMGERFKIMLLGRGIDETWLPDGLLGEGQRRMLG, encoded by the coding sequence TTGACCCGCATGCTGCCCGAACCCGACGACCACGCCCGCGCACACTCCGCGCGCCTGTGCCAACTGATTGCCGGCGAGATCGCCGCGCAGGGCCCGATGCCCTTCCAGCGCTACATGGAGCTGGCGCTGTACGCGCCGGGGCTGGGCTATTACGCGGCCGGGGCGCAGAAGTTCGGGGCGGCGGGGGATTTCATCACCGCGCCGGAATTGGGCAGCGTGTTTGCCGAAACCCTCGCCGAGGCGCTGGCGACCACGCTCAGGCAGTTCGACTCGCCGGTGCTGATGGAACTCGGCGCCGGCAGCGGCGCGCTGGCGGTCGACCTGCTCGGCGCCCTCGCCCGGCGCGATGCCCTGCCCGCGCGCTACCGGATCCTCGAACGCAGCGCCGACCTGCGCCAGCGCCAGCGCGAGAGAATCCACGAGGCGCTGCCCGCGCTGGCCGATCGGGTCGAATGGCTGGACCAGCCGCCCGCACAACCTTTCGACGGCGCGATCGTGGGCAATGAAGTGGTCGATGCGCTGGCCTGCGCGCGCTTCGTGGTCGCGCCGGACGGCGCCACGGAATTGGCCGTCGATGTTAGCGACGGCCGTTTCGTCGAGACCCGAATCCCGGCACGTCCCGGCGTCTGCGCCGCCTTCGAACGCATCCAGCGCGACCTGCCCGCGCGGCTGCCGCCGGGCTACACCAGCGAAGTGATCCCGGAACTCGGCGCCTGGCTCGCGGCCGTCAGCGCGCCGCTGCGCCGGGGCCTGGTGCTGCTGGCCGACTACGGCTACGGGCGCCCCGAGTACTACCGCCCCGACCGTGGCGACGGGACGCTGATCTGCCACTACCGCCAGCACGCGCATGCCGATCCGTACTGGTACCCCGGCCTCAACGACCTCTCGGCCTCGGTCGATTTCACCGCGCTGGCCGAAGCCGGCATCGACTGCGGCCTGGACCTCGTCGCCTACGAGAACCAGAGCGGCTTCCTGCTCGGCGCCGGCATCGAAAGGATCTTCGCCCACCTCGACACCCTCGACGACCGCGCCCGCCTGCGCATCACCAGCCAGGTCAAGCAGCTGATGCTGCCCGGCGAAATGGGCGAACGCTTCAAGATCATGCTCCTCGGCCGCGGCATCGATGAAACATGGCTGCCAGACGGACTGCTGGGCGAGGGGCAGCGGAGGATGTTGGGGTGA
- a CDS encoding uroporphyrinogen-III C-methyltransferase, which yields MSDQADPTDAALRESVPATAASPAPARRRAARWPWALLVVGLVSAAGWYLWNRSPAADDNFAATPDETAAPAAAAVDVATLQRSLDDAARVNRALREQVLGLTQRVGLVEDGLAGMERGAAPGVDAVRLAEADFLLRLGEERLRLFGDVAGARASFELADAQLAEVSDPRATSVRQTLALERDALAAIAVADLPVILGRLDGLAEGVSHWPLRGRDGAPATGDAPPAGWWRRAAGSIDRYFRVRRVDPDEHAAGGPLLRERMALDLSRARLLLLRGEGELALRAIKAVRASLQAEFDPADDGVSAALTVLDEIRSAPLAPALPSLGEARRELARLRGAPEPAPPAPAQEPSTPVDAPAAALPPDPAPAEAPEGHLDVIPPVVPEAAGDAPAAPDGESADAADTAPQG from the coding sequence ATGTCCGACCAAGCCGACCCGACCGACGCCGCCCTGCGCGAATCGGTACCCGCGACCGCCGCCAGCCCTGCCCCAGCCAGGCGCAGGGCTGCACGCTGGCCATGGGCGCTGCTCGTGGTCGGGCTGGTGTCGGCAGCTGGCTGGTACCTGTGGAACAGGTCGCCCGCGGCCGACGACAACTTCGCCGCGACGCCGGACGAGACTGCCGCGCCCGCCGCCGCCGCCGTGGACGTCGCCACCCTGCAGCGCAGCCTGGACGACGCCGCGCGTGTCAACCGGGCGCTGCGCGAACAGGTCCTCGGGCTGACCCAACGCGTGGGCCTGGTCGAGGATGGTCTGGCGGGGATGGAACGCGGCGCCGCGCCAGGCGTGGATGCGGTGCGCCTGGCCGAGGCCGATTTCCTGCTGCGCCTGGGTGAGGAGCGCCTGCGCCTGTTTGGCGATGTCGCTGGGGCGCGCGCGAGTTTCGAACTGGCCGACGCGCAGCTCGCCGAGGTCAGCGATCCGCGCGCCACCTCGGTGCGCCAGACGCTGGCGCTGGAGCGCGATGCGCTGGCGGCCATCGCCGTGGCCGATTTGCCGGTGATCCTCGGCCGCCTGGATGGACTGGCCGAAGGCGTGTCGCACTGGCCGCTGCGCGGTCGCGATGGCGCGCCCGCCACGGGCGACGCACCACCAGCGGGCTGGTGGCGGCGCGCCGCCGGCAGCATCGACCGCTATTTCCGCGTGCGCCGCGTCGACCCGGACGAGCATGCCGCCGGTGGGCCGCTCCTGCGCGAACGCATGGCGCTGGACCTGAGCCGTGCGCGCCTGCTGCTGCTGCGCGGCGAGGGTGAACTGGCGCTGCGCGCGATCAAGGCCGTGCGCGCCAGCCTGCAGGCGGAATTCGATCCCGCCGATGACGGCGTCTCCGCCGCGCTGACGGTCTTGGATGAGATCCGCAGCGCGCCGCTGGCGCCGGCGCTGCCGAGCTTGGGCGAGGCCCGCCGCGAGCTGGCGCGCCTGCGCGGCGCCCCGGAACCTGCGCCGCCGGCGCCGGCCCAGGAGCCGTCCACGCCGGTCGACGCACCCGCGGCCGCGCTGCCGCCGGATCCCGCGCCCGCGGAGGCGCCCGAAGGGCACCTCGACGTGATCCCGCCGGTCGTGCCCGAAGCTGCAGGCGACGCGCCGGCCGCGCCTGACGGCGAATCGGCGGACGCCGCCGACACCGCGCCGCAAGGCTGA
- a CDS encoding uroporphyrinogen-III synthase, which produces MSAPLVLLTRPRRESRQAARVLAAQGIDAVRMPLQSTRRAPASAALAADLAWAASASIQIFVSRAAVAAAAALAPAQLAAARTHIAVGAATGAALERLGLDVVRAPGDAEDSDGILRLAELQSVAGQRIAIWAAPGGRDRIASELNRRGAAVRTLMVYRRIPLRPRPAALRRLARGAVVLSASSGLLLQALDAVLVRAGLTPLRARPLVVASPRIAAMAADLGYTDVRVARGASAQALAGALARDDGPLA; this is translated from the coding sequence GTGAGTGCGCCCCTCGTGCTGCTGACCCGGCCGCGGCGCGAGTCGCGCCAGGCCGCGCGGGTGCTGGCCGCGCAAGGAATCGACGCGGTCCGCATGCCGCTGCAGTCCACCCGGCGCGCGCCGGCGTCGGCCGCGCTGGCGGCGGACCTTGCCTGGGCCGCCAGCGCATCGATCCAGATCTTCGTCAGCCGCGCGGCAGTGGCCGCGGCGGCGGCGCTGGCGCCGGCGCAGTTGGCGGCGGCCAGGACGCACATCGCGGTCGGTGCGGCGACCGGCGCCGCGCTGGAGCGCCTCGGCCTCGATGTGGTGCGCGCGCCGGGCGATGCCGAAGACAGCGACGGCATCCTCAGGTTAGCCGAACTGCAATCGGTGGCCGGACAGCGCATCGCCATCTGGGCGGCGCCTGGCGGGCGCGATCGCATCGCCAGCGAACTCAACCGCCGCGGTGCTGCAGTGCGCACCCTGATGGTGTACCGGCGAATTCCGCTGCGGCCGCGGCCTGCGGCCCTGCGCCGACTGGCAAGGGGGGCTGTGGTGCTGAGCGCCAGCAGCGGCCTGTTGCTCCAGGCGCTGGACGCGGTACTGGTGCGTGCCGGTCTGACACCGCTGCGCGCACGGCCGCTCGTCGTCGCCAGCCCGCGCATTGCCGCGATGGCCGCCGACCTCGGCTACACCGATGTGCGCGTCGCCCGCGGCGCCTCGGCCCAGGCGCTGGCCGGTGCCCTCGCCCGCGACGACGGACCACTCGCGTAG
- the dnaE gene encoding DNA polymerase III subunit alpha — protein MTARFVHLRLHSEYSLTDSTVRIDELVKACAKRGMPALALTDDGNVFALLKFFKECEGKGIQPIAGADVWVQESEEPARLTLLCQDRDGYRNLCILLSRAYSEGRQLDRPVLQRDWLAGHTQGLVALSGGMDGEIGRLLLAGREDTAALQLRRWMRLFPDAYYLELSRCGRPQEDVLTLATAQLAANAGCPAVATNDVRFIDREDFDAHEARVAIAQGYTLGDSRRPRNYSPEQYLKSPAEMAILFADLPEALENSVDLARRLNLTLKTGTYYLPEVPTREGETAAERLAREAREGLEVRLARLEGAGALAKPRQTYIDRVELESAVIAKMGFPGYFLIVADFIGWAKRNGIPVGPGRGSGAGSLVAYALGITDLDPLRYDLLFERFLNPERVSMPDFDIDFCMERRDAVIRYVRERYGADKVAQIITYGTMAAKACVRDCGRVLGLPFPAVDGIAKLIPARPLDLTLEDALGLSEKSKKEPDRISSELKARYENEDDEARPVLELALSLEGLARNAGKHAGGVVIAPTALTDFTALYVEAKANVETDLPVTQFDKDDVEAIGLVKFDFLGLRTLTIIQWCVQAINERRAAAGEAPLDIDLLPLDDAPSYQMFARGDTVAVFQFESAGMQRLLKDAKPDRFEDLIALVSLYRPGPMELIPSFCARKHGREEIAYPDPRVEPILKETYGIMVYQEQVMQVAQIVGGYSLGGADLLRRAMGKKKLEEMVQHRAIFREGAAKNGIGQAKADEIFDLMEKFAGYGFNKSHAAAYALVAYQTAWLKAHYPAEFLAATLSSDMDKTEAVVEFLADSRARGVAVLPPCVNHSVYHFRATDPRTIRYGLGAIKGVGFPATEAIAKERGRGGAYRDLYDFCQRVDLSKLNKRVLEALIFAGALDALGPNRASLLAALPDALKAADQRSRDGAAGQVDLFGVSSAAAAPPPPMPRLPEQPLIDKLKAEYATLGWYVSGHPVDALAPWLREIVSCSLGEAAARVPRERKGRRDELNLTLAGMVGPVRKRGDNIAFAQLQDGSGKLETAFFTEAYAEFGGLIQAGEIIVVEGSASWDDFNGGPQLRVRRAWPLIAACQHHARALSISVRDPAADFAADLKQALAPWRGGGTPLRLRYRRGPASIDLEFPESWRLRADPALPDLLLRIPGVLSAEWVFNRRIAESEAA, from the coding sequence ATGACCGCCCGTTTCGTCCATCTGCGACTGCACAGCGAGTACTCGCTGACCGACTCGACGGTGCGCATCGACGAGCTGGTCAAGGCCTGCGCCAAGCGCGGGATGCCGGCGCTGGCGCTGACCGATGACGGCAACGTCTTCGCCCTGCTCAAGTTCTTCAAGGAATGCGAGGGCAAGGGGATCCAGCCGATCGCAGGCGCCGATGTCTGGGTGCAGGAGAGCGAGGAACCGGCGCGGCTGACGCTGCTGTGCCAGGACCGCGACGGCTACCGCAATTTGTGCATCCTGCTCAGCCGCGCCTACAGCGAGGGCCGCCAACTGGACCGCCCGGTGCTGCAGCGCGACTGGCTGGCCGGTCATACCCAGGGTCTGGTGGCGCTGTCGGGCGGCATGGACGGCGAGATCGGTCGCCTGCTGCTGGCCGGCCGGGAAGACACCGCGGCGCTGCAGTTGCGCCGCTGGATGCGGCTGTTTCCGGATGCCTATTACCTGGAGCTATCGCGCTGCGGGCGGCCGCAGGAAGACGTGCTCACGCTGGCGACGGCGCAACTGGCCGCCAACGCCGGCTGTCCGGCGGTGGCCACCAATGACGTGCGCTTCATCGACCGCGAGGACTTCGACGCGCACGAGGCGCGCGTGGCAATCGCCCAAGGCTACACCCTGGGCGACAGCCGCCGGCCGCGCAACTACAGCCCGGAGCAGTACCTCAAGTCGCCCGCCGAGATGGCAATCCTGTTCGCCGACCTGCCCGAGGCCCTGGAAAACAGCGTAGACCTCGCGCGGCGGCTGAACCTGACGCTGAAGACCGGCACCTACTACCTGCCCGAAGTGCCGACGCGCGAGGGCGAGACCGCCGCCGAGCGCCTGGCGCGCGAGGCGCGCGAGGGGCTGGAGGTGCGCCTGGCACGCCTGGAGGGCGCCGGGGCGCTGGCCAAGCCGCGCCAGACCTACATCGACCGGGTGGAACTCGAATCCGCGGTGATCGCGAAGATGGGCTTCCCCGGCTACTTCCTGATCGTTGCCGACTTCATCGGCTGGGCCAAGCGCAACGGCATCCCGGTAGGCCCGGGGCGCGGCTCCGGCGCCGGCTCGCTGGTCGCCTATGCGCTCGGCATCACCGACCTCGACCCGCTGCGCTACGACTTGCTGTTCGAGCGCTTCCTCAACCCCGAACGCGTGTCGATGCCGGACTTCGACATCGATTTCTGCATGGAGCGCCGCGACGCGGTGATCCGCTATGTGCGCGAGCGCTACGGCGCCGACAAGGTGGCGCAGATCATCACCTACGGCACAATGGCGGCGAAGGCCTGCGTGCGCGACTGCGGGCGCGTGCTCGGGCTGCCGTTCCCGGCGGTCGACGGCATCGCCAAGCTGATCCCGGCGCGCCCGCTCGACCTGACGCTGGAGGACGCACTCGGGCTGTCGGAGAAGTCGAAGAAGGAGCCGGACCGCATCTCCAGCGAGCTGAAGGCGCGCTACGAGAACGAGGACGACGAGGCGCGCCCGGTGCTGGAGCTGGCGCTGTCGCTGGAAGGCCTGGCGCGCAATGCGGGCAAACACGCCGGCGGCGTGGTCATCGCGCCGACCGCGCTGACCGATTTCACCGCGCTCTACGTCGAAGCCAAGGCGAACGTCGAGACCGATTTGCCGGTCACCCAGTTCGACAAGGACGATGTCGAGGCTATCGGCCTGGTCAAGTTCGACTTCCTCGGCCTGCGCACGCTGACCATCATCCAGTGGTGCGTGCAGGCGATCAACGAGCGCCGCGCCGCCGCGGGCGAGGCGCCGCTGGACATCGACCTCTTGCCGCTGGACGACGCCCCGAGCTACCAGATGTTCGCGCGCGGCGACACCGTGGCGGTGTTCCAGTTCGAATCGGCCGGCATGCAGCGGCTGCTCAAGGACGCCAAGCCCGACCGCTTCGAGGACCTGATCGCGCTGGTCTCGCTGTACCGCCCGGGGCCGATGGAGCTGATCCCGAGCTTCTGCGCGCGCAAGCACGGGCGCGAGGAAATCGCCTACCCCGATCCGCGCGTCGAACCGATCCTGAAAGAGACCTACGGCATCATGGTCTACCAGGAGCAGGTGATGCAGGTGGCGCAGATCGTCGGCGGCTACTCGCTCGGCGGCGCCGACCTGCTGCGCCGCGCGATGGGCAAGAAGAAGCTCGAGGAGATGGTCCAGCACCGTGCCATCTTCCGCGAGGGTGCAGCCAAAAACGGCATCGGCCAGGCCAAGGCCGACGAGATTTTCGACCTGATGGAGAAGTTCGCCGGCTACGGCTTCAACAAGTCGCACGCCGCCGCGTATGCGCTGGTCGCCTACCAGACCGCCTGGCTGAAGGCGCACTACCCGGCCGAGTTCCTGGCCGCCACGCTGTCCTCGGACATGGACAAGACCGAGGCGGTGGTCGAGTTCCTGGCCGACTCCCGGGCGCGCGGCGTGGCGGTGCTGCCGCCCTGCGTCAACCACTCGGTCTACCACTTCCGTGCGACCGATCCGCGCACCATCCGCTATGGCCTCGGCGCAATCAAGGGCGTCGGCTTTCCCGCCACCGAGGCCATCGCGAAGGAACGCGGACGTGGCGGTGCCTATCGCGACCTCTACGATTTCTGCCAGCGCGTCGACCTGTCCAAGCTCAACAAGCGCGTGCTGGAAGCGCTGATCTTTGCGGGCGCGCTGGATGCGCTGGGGCCCAACCGCGCCAGCTTGCTGGCCGCGCTGCCGGATGCGCTGAAGGCCGCCGACCAACGCAGCCGCGATGGCGCCGCGGGGCAGGTCGATCTGTTCGGCGTGTCGAGCGCCGCGGCCGCGCCCCCGCCGCCGATGCCGCGGCTGCCGGAGCAGCCGCTGATCGACAAGCTGAAGGCGGAATACGCCACGCTCGGCTGGTACGTGTCGGGCCATCCGGTGGATGCCCTCGCGCCCTGGCTGCGCGAAATCGTCAGCTGCTCGCTCGGGGAGGCCGCCGCGCGCGTGCCGCGCGAGCGTAAGGGCCGTCGGGACGAGTTGAACCTCACCTTGGCCGGGATGGTCGGCCCGGTGCGCAAGCGCGGCGACAACATCGCCTTCGCCCAGTTGCAGGACGGCAGCGGGAAGCTCGAGACGGCCTTCTTCACCGAGGCCTATGCCGAATTCGGCGGGCTGATCCAGGCCGGCGAGATCATCGTCGTCGAAGGCAGCGCCAGTTGGGACGACTTCAACGGCGGGCCGCAGTTGCGCGTGCGTCGCGCCTGGCCGCTGATCGCCGCCTGCCAGCACCATGCGCGGGCGCTTTCGATCAGCGTGCGCGACCCGGCCGCCGACTTCGCCGCCGACCTCAAGCAGGCGTTGGCACCCTGGCGCGGCGGTGGCACCCCGCTGCGGCTGCGCTACCGGCGCGGGCCGGCCAGCATCGACCTGGAATTCCCCGAATCTTGGCGGCTGCGCGCGGACCCGGCGCTGCCCGACCTGTTGCTGCGCATCCCGGGCGTGCTGTCGGCCGAATGGGTGTTCAACCGGCGCATTGCGGAAAGCGAGGCGGCGTGA